A region of Dermochelys coriacea isolate rDerCor1 chromosome 1, rDerCor1.pri.v4, whole genome shotgun sequence DNA encodes the following proteins:
- the SPAM1 gene encoding hyaluronidase PH-20 codes for MALYIRSHSLTEMETLRQVQSFGSFVASNRASWLLFIITLVTYCSSLHIRARPLIPNSPFLSIWNAPTELCTEKTGVQLDLRTFHLVGSTLKTSTEQSITIFYADRLGSYPYIDENTGETFNGGIPQLCSMEHHLKKASDDINFYIPSDEQVGLAVIDWENWRPLWIRNWGSKDIYRQESVEFVQQKDLSISETQARTLAKMEFEAAAKSFMLQSLKLGISMKPNQLWGYYLYPDCYNYDYNQNPHNYTGSCLDIEIARNNELNWLWEESTALYPSVYLETALRSSKNAPLFVRNRVQEAIRVSNVSNSTCPLPIFVYTRPVFTDFNQEYLSQDDLVNTIGESAALGVSGIVIWGDLNLTLSVNTCRTLDSYLRHTLNPYIINVTMAAKICSQALCQDSGACARKNWNSSDYLHLNPENFVIQMSKNGKYAIKGQPSFQDLQRFIEKFYCRCYAGYNCELRVDINDIHYINACISEDICVQVSLNSLSNVEASSNMSKFSFTPQRNITLPAHNATKGFQQTIWNNTFNVSTTGHINAPINSSGDLKITDTHSFSGSSSDEMKILDVICLILILRNLI; via the exons ATGGCATTGTACATACGGAGCCATTCACTAACTGAAATGGAAACCCTAAGGCAAGTCCAAAGCTTTGGTAGCTTTGTTGCCTCTAACAGAGCATCCTGGCTGCTGTTCATCATTACTCTAGTTACTTACTGTTCATCTTTGCATATAAGAGCCCGTCCTCTCATCCCCaattctcctttcctctccatctGGAATGCCCCTACAGAGCTTTGCACTGAGAAGACTGGAGTGCAGCTGGATTTGAGAACCTTCCACTTGGTAGGAAGCACACTGAAGACATCCACTGAGCAGAGTATTACTATATTCTATGCAGACAGGCTCGGCAGTTATCCTTACATAGATGAGAACACAGGTGAGACATTTAATGGCGGGATCCCCCAACTGTGTTCCATGGAGCATCATTTAAAGAAAGCCAGTGATGACATTAATTTTTACATCCCTTCAGATGAACAGGTTGGCTTGGCTGTCATCGACTGGGAAAACTGGAGGCCACTATGGATACGGAACTGGGGATCGAAAGACATTTACAGACAGGAGTCTGTTGAGTTTGTTCAGCAAAAAGATTTAAGCATATCAGAAACCCAAGCCAGGACTTTAGCCAAAATGGAATTTGAAGCTGCAGCAAAATCATTTATGTTGCAGTCTTTAAAACTGGGAATATCAATGAAGCCGAATCAATTGTGGGGATATTACCTTTACCCTGACTGCTATAACTATGATTACAACCAAAATCCCCACAATTATACAGGAAGCTGTTTAGATATTGAAATAGCAAGAAATAATGAGCTTAATTGGTTGTGGGAGGAAAGCACAGCACTTTACCCATCTGTCTATCTGGAAACGGCCTTGAGATCTTCCAAAAATGCACCACTCTTTGTTCGTAATAGAGTTCAAGAAGCCATTAGAGTTTCTAATGTTTCCAATTCCACCTGTCCACTTCCCATTTTTGTATATACACGTCCAGTATTCACAGATTTCAATCAGGAATATCTCTCTCAG gatgaccttgtaaatACCATTGGAGAATCTGCTGCATTAGGGGTGTCTGGAATTGTAATCTGGGGAGACCTGAATTTAACACTGAGTGTG aacACTTGCAGGACTCTGGACAGCTACCTTAGGCACACTCTGAACCCTTACATCATCAATGTAACCATGGCAGCCAAAATCTGTAGTCAGGCATTATGCCAAGACTCTGGTGCATGTGCACGAAAGAATTGGAACTCCAGTGACTATCTTCATCTGAACCCAGAGAATTTTGTTATTCAGATGTCAAAGAATGGGAAATATGCCATAAAAGGGCAGCCATCATTTCAGGATCTGCAGCGATTTATAGAAAAATTTTATTGCCGCTGTTATGCAGGCTACAATTGTGAACTTAGAGTTGATATAAATGACATCCACTACATCAATGCCTGCATTTCAGAAGATATTTGTGTTCAAGTATCCTTAAATTCACTTTCTAATGTAGAAGCCTCTTCCAACATGAGTAAATTTTCATTTACCCCACAGAGAAACATAACATTACCTGCACATAATGCAACAAAAGGTTTTCAGCAGACTATTTGGAACAACACATTCAATGTATCTACTACAGGACACATCAATGCCCCAATTAACAGCAGTGGTGATTTAAAGATAACTGATACTCATAGCTTCAGTGGCTCATCTTCTGATGAGATGAAGATACTGGATGTGATTTGTTTAATTCTAATTTTGAGAAACCTAATCTAA